A single genomic interval of Acyrthosiphon pisum isolate AL4f unplaced genomic scaffold, pea_aphid_22Mar2018_4r6ur Scaffold_20916;HRSCAF=22526, whole genome shotgun sequence harbors:
- the LOC100164937 gene encoding uncharacterized protein LOC100164937, with protein MKLKTISETVNKDELFKKVWNLSADHCMDVVLMMFSHAEGTTLLGTHKLEQFIVTTELCRFTSMMFNRPPLYRPALDCTVANDFVSTEFERYIDLVEDNAYELSSAPNSEVLVIIANNECRKFIFASPRLRPYIMSKECISVIERCLGKGTFSAGQESDMDK; from the exons ATGAAGCTGAAAACCATATCGGAAACCGTAAACAAGGACGAACTGTTCAAAAAG GTGTGGAACCTTTCTGCAGATCATTGTATGGACGTTGTATTGATGATGTTCTCACACGCAGAAGGTACAACACTACTTGGCACACACAAGCTTGAACAATTTATTGTGACTACTGAACTTTGTCGTTTCACTTCAATGATGTTTAATCGTCCTCCGCTATACCGTCCTGCTCTAGACTGCACAGTGGCAAATGATTTTGTTTCTACAGAATTTGAACGTTATATTGATCTGGTTGAAGATAAT GCTTATGAATTGTCAAGTGCTCCTAATAGCGAGGTACTTGTTATCATTGCAAACAATGAATGccgcaaatttatttttgcttcACCACGTTTACGTCCTTATATTATGTCCAAGGAATGCATCTCTGTCATTGAAAGATGCTTGGGCAAAGGCACTTTCTCTGCTGGTCAAGAATCTGATATGGATAAATAG